One Caretta caretta isolate rCarCar2 chromosome 8, rCarCar1.hap1, whole genome shotgun sequence DNA window includes the following coding sequences:
- the TMCO1 gene encoding calcium load-activated calcium channel isoform X2, protein MSTMFADTVLIVFISVCTALLAEGITWVLVYRTEKYKRLKAEVEKQSKKLEKKKETITESAGRQQKKKIERQEEKLKNNNRDLSMVRMKSMFAIGFCFTALMGMFNSIFDGRVVAKLPFIPLSYIQGLSHRNLLGEDYTDCSFIFLYILCTMSIRQIIYEYVEQHSYQHRSLGDPAIYRSPL, encoded by the exons ATGAGTACTATGTTCGCTGACACTGTCCTCATCGTCTTCATCTCGGTGTGCACGGCGCTGCTGGCCGAGG GTATAACATGGGTGCTGGTTTACAGAACCGAGAAATACAAGAGACTGAAAGCTGAAgtggaaaaacaaagcaaaaaat TGGAAAAGAAGAAGGAAACGATAACTGAATCAGCAGGCCgacagcaaaaaaagaaaatag AGAGGCAAGAGGAGAAGCTGAAGAACAACAATAGGGACCTGTCGATG GTTCGAATGAAGTCCATGTTTGCAATTGGCTTTTGCTTTACTGCCCTCATGGGCATGTTCAACTCCAT ATTTGACGGCCGAGTGGTGGCAAAACTTCCTTTTATCCCCCTCTCCTACATCCAGGGCCTGTCCCATCGCAACCTACTTGGGGAGGATTACACTGACTGCTCCTTCATCTTCCTCTACATTCTCTGCACCATGTCTATCCGGCAG ataatttatgaatatgttgaacagcacagctACCAGcacagatccttgggagaccctgctatttaccgctctccactgtga
- the TMCO1 gene encoding calcium load-activated calcium channel isoform X1: protein MSTMFADTVLIVFISVCTALLAEGITWVLVYRTEKYKRLKAEVEKQSKKLEKKKETITESAGRQQKKKIERQEEKLKNNNRDLSMVRMKSMFAIGFCFTALMGMFNSIFDGRVVAKLPFIPLSYIQGLSHRNLLGEDYTDCSFIFLYILCTMSIRQNIQKMLGLAPSRAATKQAGGFLGPPPQAGKFS from the exons ATGAGTACTATGTTCGCTGACACTGTCCTCATCGTCTTCATCTCGGTGTGCACGGCGCTGCTGGCCGAGG GTATAACATGGGTGCTGGTTTACAGAACCGAGAAATACAAGAGACTGAAAGCTGAAgtggaaaaacaaagcaaaaaat TGGAAAAGAAGAAGGAAACGATAACTGAATCAGCAGGCCgacagcaaaaaaagaaaatag AGAGGCAAGAGGAGAAGCTGAAGAACAACAATAGGGACCTGTCGATG GTTCGAATGAAGTCCATGTTTGCAATTGGCTTTTGCTTTACTGCCCTCATGGGCATGTTCAACTCCAT ATTTGACGGCCGAGTGGTGGCAAAACTTCCTTTTATCCCCCTCTCCTACATCCAGGGCCTGTCCCATCGCAACCTACTTGGGGAGGATTACACTGACTGCTCCTTCATCTTCCTCTACATTCTCTGCACCATGTCTATCCGGCAG aATATTCAGAAGATGCTTGGCCTGGCTCCTTCGCGGGCTGCCACCAAGCAGGCAGGGGGCTTCCTCGGCCCCCCTCCTCAAGCTGGGAAATTTTCTTGA